A region of Oncorhynchus masou masou isolate Uvic2021 chromosome 29, UVic_Omas_1.1, whole genome shotgun sequence DNA encodes the following proteins:
- the LOC135519179 gene encoding LOW QUALITY PROTEIN: zinc finger MYM-type protein 2-like (The sequence of the model RefSeq protein was modified relative to this genomic sequence to represent the inferred CDS: deleted 1 base in 1 codon), with product MMDGELEPKPGVVEGSTTPAPEEEPMDTDTTRSSEKTTPPTGSQAPVTTVTEEPSRVLENNDNDDDVVLVEEAPSPSGKQPPTPSATPPSHAGTPADCTEPRPSETETTATVNMTTTTAAAAPFKKKKNSPPATSSAPSTEPIVIDDEEDPGHRGSSLLATAGGPSSSYSGGILSSTEPDSEIKIGNVTTLGPSAIATAATAADPVAEPERDMNLMITSVTSLQGGVGVGGSGVVEKGLQISSTFSLNPEARSSISTTRLPATFNPGRVNNTSTTSQPVQNGDTGTHQRPDSWISQSASFPRNQKQTGVDSPSPTASLPKPPGPSPSGSQNPPRTVKVTCANCKKPLKKGQTAYQRKGSTHLFCSTTCLSAFSHKPTPKKSCTMCKKDITTMKGTIVAQVDSSESFQEFCSTGCLGAYENKQNPPKSSLKTKCTVCGKLTEIRHEVSFKTVTHKICSDACFNRYRMANGLIVNCCEQCGEYLPSRATANHFLIIDGKQKRFCCQNCMQDYKQPHSKMTMCTGCSAMVRSSEVTHCIGASGTMEPYCSTACMNKTKIASTATTVLDSEPTCHFCKKTSLPQYQATLLEGNVLNFCSSTCVTRFQNANIQTVTNGQTPLSTTNHNIQLKCNYCRGAFSLKPETLEWEDKVYQFCSKICCEDYKKLHCIVTFCEYCQEEKTLHETVKFSGVKRPFCSEGCKLLFKQDFAKRLGLKCVTCNYCSQLCKRGVTRQLAGVSRDFCSETCAKKFHEWYYKAARCDCCKVQGNLTESVQWRAEMKHFCDQQCLLRFYCQQNEPNLATQKGPENTRLGFGIQTEATNIAMLSQPYTGGGILKDVKNKAVLCKPLTMTKATYCKPHMQSKLLQTDEDDWVKREYIPVPIPVPVFIPVPMNLYAQITPIPITLPVPVPVPVFLPTTLQGTEQIVQTINKLKATDPHEADLSMAEMIAEDQKPDVKVKRERGEGEARSSSSSSSKSSSESEAEEEKYEPDLDLENDFPQDPFPTLESLDVDTGFTLPPLLAEEKDEVPRARRQGHKRRAVEGDPSPPMTERCSLPLRSHYGVNAWKRWALTSTDQSGDAKGKDSLKHESPSARSKSNLLSLKASELSLALSRFVREVRRPNGERYAPDSILYLCLGIQQHLQAKGRKDELFSDPCFEPFGEELNKVLKDWQPSVMPDGARWGCVEEQCLWSCKLLGEQSPAALLRSLVYLNTKYFGLRTVEQHLCLSFSNVYGPDHTDPATQKTTVCIRVPSISSQDHPLQTGSRKRKRKEDSDPAYEPDDGSGSSSHCPVKKHEGRLYELYRSKCPGLLRQRMDVFYVQPEASGCSSDSDSSLWFSSTPLDRSVLESILTPLLLVKDIYRERHLEEEEEEEEEEGGGE from the exons CCCCTTCCCATGCTGGCACCCCCGCAGACTGCACTGAGCCCCGCCCCTCAGAAACCGAAACCACGGCAACGGTAAACATGACAACCACCACAGCAGCGGCAGCCcccttcaaa aaaaaaaaaaacagtccaCCTGCCACCTCATCAGCACCATCCACAGAGCCCATCGTCATTGACGATGAGGAGGATCCCGGGCACAGAGGCTCTTCTTTACTGGCCACAGCCGGAGGCCCCTCCTCTTCGTACAGCGGCGGTATCCTGAGCAGCACGGAGCCGGACTCTGAGATAAAGATTGGCAACGTCACAACGCTGGGGCCCTCTGCCATCGCCACGGCTGCTACAGCAGCCGATCCAGTGGCAGAGCCTGAGAGGGACATGAATCTGATGATCACCAGTGTGACGTCGCTGCAAGGCGGGGTGGGGGTAGGGGGGTCGGGTGTAGTGGAGAAGGGCTTGCAGATTAGCAGCACCTTCAGTCTGAACCCCGAGGCCCGGAGCTCCATCAGCACTACCAGGCTCCCGGCCACTTTCAACCCTGGCAGGGtcaacaacacctccaccactAGTCAGCCTGTACAGAACGGAGACACAGGAACCCACCAGAGGCCTG ATTCGTGGATATCCCAGTCGGCCTCGTTCCCACGAAACCAGAAACAGACGGGGGTGGACTCTCCGTCGCCAACCGCCTCTCTGCCCAAACCGCCCGGCCCCTCCCCCTCTGGCTCCCAGAACCCCCCTCGCACTGTCAAGGTGACCTGCGCCAATTGTAAGAAGCCTCTGAAGAAAGGCCAGACGGCCTACCAGCGGAAAGGATCCACTCACCTGTTCTGTTCCACCACCTGCCTCTCTGCCTTCTCACACAAACCCACCCCCAAGAAGAGCTGCACCATGTGCAAAAA GGACATCACTACAATGAAGGGCACGATAGtggcacaggtggactccagtgaGTCGTTCCAGGAGTTCTGCAGTACAGGCTGTCTGGGAGCCTACGAGAACAAACAGAACCCACCCAAGTCCTCTCTAAAAACCAAGTGCACTGTGTGCGGAAAGCTCACTGAG ATCCGCCATGAGGTGAGCTTCAAGACGGTCACCCATAAAATATGCAGCGATGCCTGTTTCAACCGTTACCGCATGGCCAACGGGCTCATCGTGAACTGCTGTGAGCAGTGTGGTGAATACCTGCCCAGCCGCGCCACTGCTAACCACTTTCTCATCATTGACGGCAAGCAGAAACGCTTCTGCTGCCAGAACTGTATGCAGGATTACAAGCAG CCCCACTCTAAGATGACAATGTGTACTGGCTGTAGTGCCATGGTTAGGTCTAGTGAAGTCACTCACTGCATCGGGGCCAGCGGCACCATGGAACCATACTGCTCCACAGCCTGCATGAACAAGACCAAGATCGCTAGCACCGCTACCACTGTCCTCG ACTCGGAGCCCACATGCCACTTCTGTAAGAAGACATCGTTACCTCAGTACCAGGCCACGCTGCTTGAGGGGAATGTCCTAAACTTCTGCAGCTCAACGTGTGTCACCAGGTTTCAG aaTGCAAACATTCAAACAGTAACCAATGGACAGACTCCCCTGTCTACAACGAACCACAACATCCAGCTCAAATGTAATTACTGTCGAGGAGCATTCAGCCTGAAGCCTGAAACCCTGGAGTGGGAG GATAAAGTGTACCAGTTCTGCAGTAAGATATGTTGTGAGGACTACAAGAAGCTGCACTGCATCGTCACCTTCTGCGAGTACTGCCAGGAGGAGAAGACGCTCCACGAGACAGTCAAGTTTTCTGGGGTCAAGAGGCCCTTCTGCAGCGAAG GTTGTAAGCTGCTGTTCAAGCAGGACTTTGCCAAGCGGCTGGGTCTGAAGTGTGTGACCTGTAACTACTGCAGTCAGCTGTGTAAGAGAGGAGTGACCAGGCAGTTGGCTGGGGTGTCCAGGGACTTCTGCAGTGAAACCTGCGCCAAGAAGTTCCACGAGTGGTACTACAAG GCGGCGCGCTGTGACTGCTGTAAGGTACAAGGGAACCTGACTGAGTCGGTGCAGTGGAGAGCAGAGATGAAGCACTTCTGTGACCAGCAGTGTCTCCTCCGCTTTTACTGCCAGCAGAACGAACCAAACCTGGCAACGCAGAAGGGCCCAGAGAACACCAGACTTG GATTTGGAATACAAACTGAGGCAACCAACATTGCG ATGTTGAGTCAGCCGTACACCGGTGGAGGGATCCTAAAGGATGTGAAGAATAAAGCTGTACTCTGCAAGCCTCTCACTATGACCAAGGCCACCTACTgcaaaccacacatgcagagcaaGCTcctacagacag atGAGGATGACtgggtgaagagggagtacaTTCCCGTGCCCATCCCTGTACCTGTGTTCATCCCAGTCCCCATGAACCTCTACGCCCAGATCACACCCATTCCCATCACACTACCTGTCCCG GTTCCAGTGCCAGTGTTCCTGCCCACCACACTGCAGGGCACAGAGCAGATTGTCCAGACCATCAACAAGCTGAAGGCCACTGACCCCCATGAGGCTGACCTCTCCATGGCTGAGATGATTGCAGAGGACCAGaagccag ATGTGAAGGTGAAGAGGGAGCGAGGAGAAGGAGAGGCCAggtccagcagcagcagctccagtAAGAGCAGCTCTGAATCAGAGGCTGAGGAGGAGAAGTATGAACCAGATCTGGACCTGGAGAACGACTTTCCTCAAG ACCCTTTTCCTACACTCGAGAGCCTGGACGTGGATACGGGGTTCACCCTGCCCCCTCTCCTGGCTGAGGAGAAGGATGAGGTACCCAGAGCCAGGAGACAG GGACATAAGAGGCGAGCTGTAGAGGGAGACCCCTCTCCCCCTATGACAGAGAGGTGCTCGTTACCCCTGAGGTCTCACTACGGTGTCAACGCCTGGAAACGGTGGGCGCTGACCTCGACTGACCAATCAGGTGACGCTAAAGGGAAAGACAGCCTCAAGCACG AATCTCCATCGGCCCGGTCgaagagtaacctgctctctctAAAAGCGTCAGAGCTCAGCCTGGCCTTGTCCCGATTCGTCCGCGAGGTACGGCGGCCCAATGGAGAGCGCTACGCCCCTGACAGCATCCTCTACCTCTGCCTGGGCATCCAGCAG CATCTGCAGGCCAAAGGCAGGAAAGATGAACTGTTCAGTGACCCGTGTTTCGAGCCGTTTGGAGAGGAGCTCAACAAGGTCCTCAAAGACTGGCAGCCCAGCGTGATGCCAGATG GCGCTCGGTGGGGCTGTGTGGAGGAGCAGTGCCTGTGGAGCTGTAAGCTGCTGGGGGAGCAGAGTCCTGCAGCATTGCTGCGCTCCCTGGTCTATCTCAACACCAAGTACTTTGGCCTGCGCACCGTAGAGCAGCATCTGTGCCTTTCCTTTAGTAACGTCTACGGGCCAGACCACACAGACCCAGCCACACAGAAAACCACTGTCTGCATCCgagtcccctccatctcctcacaGGACCACCCCT TACAAACAGGGTCCAGGAAGAGGAAACGTAAAGAGGACAGTGACCCGGCCTACGAGCCAGATGACGGCTCAGGAAGCTCCAGCCACTGTCCAGTCAAGAAGCACGAGGGCAGACTCTACGAGCTCTACCGTTCCAAGTG cccgGGGTTGTTGAGGCAGCGTATGGATGTGTTCTATGTGCAGCCAGAGGCATCGGGCTGCAGCAGTGACAGTGACAGCTCCCTGTGgttctcctctactcctctggaccgcagtgtcctggagagcatcctcacccctctcctcctggtCAAAGACATCTACAGAGAGCGCCAtctagaagaagaggaggaggaggaggaggaggagggaggtggggaatAG